The genomic region CGCCATGGCGGTCGATGTATGCAGGACAACCATGGTGGTCAGCAGGAATACGAATCGGATCAATGTCAATGTTTTCATGTGTTCTCCTTGTCTTTGTGTGGTTTGTGTATCCTCAATATCCTTGCTGCGATGATCACAGCGGCCAGGCCGCACAGTCCAATCGCCCCCATGTCATGCAGGGTAAATATAATCTGTCTTAGGTTAGTGGAGTTGCTAAACATGAGTATGCCGCCGGTTACAGTCATGAAAAATATCCCGGCGCAGGCCAGGATAACGGGAAAGGTTCTTGGTATCTTTCCCGTCATCCATGCCCAAAGGAGGGCCGCAACAAGCAAGATGGCGACACCCTGGTGAAAGAGGCCCAGCATCCCCATGGCCCGTGAACTGAGGATATGTCCGCCGATCAGGATGATTCCCGGTCCAATGGCGGCAGTCCCGAGGATTGCCAGCATGATGCGGGTGTCAGGTTCGATTGCAAGGGTCGTCCCGCGGCCCGGTACGAGTTCAATGCCTTTTGCCAGGATCACCATGATCAAGAGGGCGAATGCGGCGAGCATCCCGTAAAAGAGGACGGGCTCAAGCAGTTCGTGCCGCACGGCCCCCATTGTCACTCCCATTTCGGAGACTCCGAGGAGCCTGGCGTTGGTCGTCCATACGGTCTCGGCAGAGTCCCCGTTAAACGCCTTGGCCATGACCGGATTGTTCCAGAATCCGGTGTCTGTGCCGTGGCAGTCGGTGCAGCCCCCGGCGCCCAGGGCGCTGCGGGCGGGCAGGATGTCATGGCTGAGCTTAAAGACGGATGAATACGGGGTGTATTGCCAGGGCTCGGGTTGGACATTCAGGTCGCGCCAGGTGATCCCGTCAGCGGTATACCGAGGGCCAGAGACAAGGACCACCTCCCGGTCGGCGAGGGGCTCGCCGGCCTTTGCAAGAAAGGCCTTGACCGCTTCAACAAGGGCCTGTATCTCGGTCGCGCGATTTACCTCAGGAACGCCGTCACCGTTGTCATCCCGTATCTCCGACAGGGCCGGCCAGTTTTTCTCCGGATCCTTGCGGTGCTCGTTCCAGAGGGCGGCAAGGTCTTTCATGTAGGGCTGGCCGGTGACATTCCCCTGGCGGTCAACCATGGCGATCCAGATACTCTCTATCCGGTTCATGGGATAGATCTTGCCTTTATACCAGGAACGGACGGGCTCAAAGAGAAAGAGGGGCTGTCTTTCGGCAGTGAACGTGTCGGCCTCTCCATAGAGGTTCCAGGGCTTCATGTCAGGGCCGTAAAAGGTCCAGATGCGCTTTCCGGCGGCTGGGATCCGGGGCGCCGCATTAAAGACGGTGCTGTCCTGGAGCAGGGCCGCCTTTACCTGCCGCTGCGGAACATGACAGGTGAGGCAGGCGATCTTCTCAAGATGTCTGGGCGGAAAGCCCCGGTGGGCAGGGATTTTTGCCCGGAACTCGCCCTTGAGATGGCAGTCCTCGCAGGTTCGCATGGTGTTGTCCAGGTCATTTCGGACAAGCCCTGTGGGGTCATCCCCCTTGCCTATCTGGTGCATTTCCCTGCCGTGTATGCGGCTGTCCGGCGCGTTGCGGCCGGTGACATGACAGTCGACACATTTGAGACCGGCCCGGAGATGGACATCGGTACGGTGGCTGTACGACGCACCTTTTTTCTTCCAGTCGGGTTCCTGATGACACTGAAGGCAGTTTCGGACAGGAATCTCGCGCACTATGGGCAGGGCCACCTTCCCATCAGGTAGAAAGGCATCTACCTGGTAGGATATCTCAGGTTTTTCCCCTTTGGCGACACTGCCTTTGATAACCCCGAATCCCGCGCCGGCCGTAGCGGCCCAGCGGAAGTTAAGGTCCTGGATCTGTTTTCTCCGGGCCTTATGGTCATAGCCCGGCAGGTGACATATAAGGCAGTCTGCCTCAAGGACGCCGCTTTCAGCCCACCTGGCCTTGAAATAGTCGCCGTCGAAGTTGTTGTCCCCGCCTGAAACAATGCCGTTATTTGGATCTTGGGCAAAGAGATCATAACGGTTGCCGTTTCGGTCGTATTCAGCCGGTCCTCCCCCTGGATGGCACCCACCGCAGTTCTGGACAAATTCAAAGGAGCTAAGATCTATCTCACGGGCGCTGCTGTTTTCTTTTCTCGCCAACTGGCGATAGTTGGGGGCCGCACTTCAATATCTCCCCCCATATTGGCCGGGAGTGGACATCCAGGGATAGAGCTTCGCCAACTTCGGATCAAGGGCCTCGTCCTTACCCTGCTGGAAGTGATAGGCGCTGGTGATGAGGTCATAATCGTGACACGCGCCGCAGGTTTGTTTGCTGCTATAGGGTTGCTGATCATTGATTCCATGCACGGGGTCAATGATCGCCCCCTGTTCGTCGCGCAGGAAAAAAGGCGGGCAGACTGACATGGAATCACGTTTTGCCAGCTCAGCCGCGCTGCGCTGCGCTACCTTTGGCTGAAAGGTCTCACTCTGTTGTGAGGCAAAAACGGGTGAGGTTATGATCAGCAGGAATAGGGCAAGGGGGATGGTTTTCATGATTCGTCCTTTGTAGTCAGGATTTTTTATGGGAATCTACAAAACTGGCATGCATGAGAGGATAAATCCTCAGAGAGATACGATCAAGCGAAACGGAACAGCCGTTAGGATTCGGGGCATGGTCATCTCCACTCCTCTTCTCCTTGCCCCCATGGCCGGCATCACCCACTCCGCCTTTCGGGCCGTCCTCGCCCGGCTGGGAGGTGTGGGCCTCTTCGCCACAGAGATGCTCTCGGCCCGGACCCTCCCTCGGGAGGACCCTGATTCCCCCTTTCTCGTCCGTACGCCACAGGAGGCCCCGCTGTCTTGGCAGATCCTCGTGGGAAAGGCCGAGGAGATCCCCCCGGCCCTTGATGCCCTCCACGCCCTCGGTGCCGATGCCGTGGACATAAACATGGGCTGCCCGGCCCCGAACGTGCGCCGTCGCCTGGGAGGATCCACTCTTCTCCAGGACCCAGTACGCGCCCGCCTGATCCTCAGGGAGGTCCGGAGTCGCACAGAACTTCCCGTGAGCGTCAAGATGCGGATCTTTCCCGCAGGCGCTAAGGAGGCAGAACAGGCGTTCTGCCGCATGCTCCAGGAAGAAGGCGTGGATTTTCTCTCGGTCCACGCCAGGTTTCCTGGCGAGCCCTTCGGGCGCCCTCCCCGATGGGAGCGCGTCCGGTATCTAAAGGAGGCCCTCACTATTCCGGTTTTCCTCAATGGGGGCGTCTTCTCTGTCGAAGACGCGAGAAAGGCCCTCGACGTCTCCGGGGCGGATGGCCTCATGATAGGGCGTGGCGCAGTCATCCGCCCTTGGCTCATGCGGGACATCGCCCGCGATGTCTATGGTCTCTCCCTCCCCTCAGACACCCCGTCCAGAAAGGACCTCTTTCATAGCCTTGCCCAAGGGCTCACGGAGAGATTCCCTCCGGAGCTCCGTCTCGGAAGGCTCAAGAGGTTCACCCACTATTTTTCGCGCACATTTCTCTTCGCCCACACCCTTGCAAGCGCCGTACAGGCCAGCAGGACCTTTGAGGAGGCCTGCGAGCGCGCAGATGCATTCTTTGCGAGCCAGGATCCGGATACAGCGGATTTATTGAAGACGTCCGGGGCCTATGGTATTAATTTCGATGTCGGGGCGTAGCGCAGCCTGGTAGCGCATCTGCTTTGGGAGCAGAGGGCCAGGGGTTCAAATCCCTTCGCCCCGACCACACCACTCCTCAATTCCCTGACGCCTTCCGCGCCAAAATCCATCCGCGAGGCCCTATGACGGAACTATGGTTCACAGAAAAGCAGACCCCCCACCTGGGCCTTTCCCTTCGGGTCACGAAGACCCTCTTTACGGACGCCTCCCCGTATCAGACCGTTGAGGTTATAGACACACACGAATTCGGCAGGGTCCTTCTCCTGGACGGAGTCATCATGACCACCATTCGGGACGAATTCATCTACCACGAGATGATCGTCCATCCCGCCATGAATACCCATCCCTCACCCAGGGACATCCTGGTCATCGGCGGAGGCGACGGTGGGGCGGTCCGGGAGGCGGTCAAATATCCGGATGTCCGCTCGGTGGAACTCTGCGAGATCGACGAGATGGTGGTGGAGACCTCGAAAAGATTCCTGCCTGAGATCGCCTGCGCCCTGACCGGGGAGCCCCGGGTCCGGGTGGTTATCCAGGACGGGATCCGATACGTGGCTGAAAGGAAGGGGGCGTATGACGTCCTGATCGTGGATTCGACTGACCCCATCGGCCCTGCAGTCGGTCTCTTTGGAACGGATTTCTACTGCTCCTGCCATCAGGCCCTTCGGGATGACGGCATCCTCGTGGCCCAAACCGAATCCCCTTTCCTGCATTCCGACTTCATAGCGGGGATCCTGAAAGGCCTGCGCGATGCCGGTTTCCCCATCGTTAAGTTCTACACAGGAAACGTCCCGACCTATCCGGGCGGCGTGTGGTGCTGGGTCATGGCGAGCAAGAGACACGACCCATTGACAGACCACCAGGCCGGGCGCTTGGAGGTCCTCGGCATCCGGACCCGCTACTACACCCCGGACATCCACCGGGCGGCCTTCGCGCTTCCCCGGTACTTCTCCGAGGCCCTTGGCATGGCGTGAGCGCCCAAAGGACGGCAATAGACCCTGCGTCCCTGGCTGCCGTCCCCCACGAACCCGGCGTCTATCTCTTTAAGGACCAGGACGGGGTCGTGATCTATGTGGGAAAGGCCAAGGATCTCCGCAAGAGGCTCGCCTCTTATCTGAGACCAGGGGCAGGACTCACGGCAAAGACAGAGGTCATGCTCTCCAGGGCCGCCTCTTACGAGTTCGTTGGGACCAACTCGGAGAAGGAGGCATATATACTCGAGGCCACCCTCATCAAGAGACACCGTCCCCGTTACAACGTGGTCCTTCGGGATGACAAGGCCTATCCCTTCCTGTGCATCGACCCGAGGGAGCGGTTCCCGGCCGTCCGGGTCACACGCCGCCGGGACCGGGACGGCTGCCTCTACTTCGGCCCTTACCCATCCGGGCTTGCGGTGCGCGAGACCCTCCGCGTCATCCAGTCCCTCTTCGGTCTTAGGACCTGCACGAACGCCGGCATGAAGGGCCGGACCCGTCCGTGCCTCAAGGGTCAGATCGGCAGATGCTCGGCCCCGTGCATAGGGGCCATCTCACAGGATGAATATGGCCGCCGCATCAGCCAGGTCCGCCTTTTCCTCGAGGGCAGGACGAACCACCTGGTTACTGCCCTCGAAACAGAGATGGAGGCCGCATCCCAGGCCCTCGACTTCGAGCGGGCGGCCCTGCTGCGGGACCGGATCCAGGCCCTCAAGGCCGTGGCCGAGCGGCAGACCGTGGTCTCCAACACCCATGCCGATCTGGACGTCATAGGTTATGAAAAACGCCTAAGCCGGGCGACCGTCTCTCTTCTGCGGGTCAGAAACGGCATCCTCCAGGGCCAGGAGATCCACCGCCTCGAACAGATCTCGGACGAAACAGACCCCGAGGTCCTGTCCATCTTCCTGCGCCAATACTACCGAGATGCCCCGCCCCCCCCGGAGATCATCCTTCCCTTTGAAGCAGACAGACCCGAAATCATCTCGGAGTGGCTATCCGAGAGGGCCGGAAGGCGCGTCCTTCTCAAGTCTTCGGTTAGGGACGCGAGGAGGAAGTTCCTGGAACTCGCCCAAAAAAACGCCTCCATGGCCTCGGACGGGATCGAGCATGGGGAACGATCCTGGGAAAGGGTCTCGGCAAGGCTCAAGGAGGTCCTCGGGCTCTCGAGACCTCCGGACACCATCGAAGGCGTTGACATCTCTACGACCGGAGGGGAACTCCCAGTGGGAAGCCTGGTCCGCTTCCGAAAAGGCCGGCCCGAAAAGGCGGGCTATCGTCACTTCTCCCTTACCGGTTTTGCCGGCATGGACGACTTCGCCATGATCCGGACGGTCATAGAAAGAAGGATCGCCCGCGGGATCGAAAAGGACGATATGCCTGATCTCTTTCTCATCGACGGCGGCAGAGGCCAGCTCCATCAGGCCATGGAGGCGCTCGAGGCCTGCGGCCTCTCCACACCTCCGGCCCTCGCCTCCCTTGCCAAGGAACACCATGAAGAAGGAGAAAAGATCTTCCTTCCCGAAAGGGAGGCCCCGATCTTTCTCGAACCCCATGACCCCGCCCTTCTCTGTCTCCAGCGGATCCGGGACGAGGCCCACCGCTTCGGCATAGGGTTCCATCGAAAGAAAAGGGACGCGACGCGGAGGCGCTCCGTCCTCCTGGATATCCCTGGCATAGGCCCCAAGAGGAGACTTGCCCTGCTCAGGAGGTTCGGAAGCGTAAAGCAAATAAAGGCCGCAACCGTAGAGGACATTGCCTCGATCCCTGGCATCACCAGGGAGTTGGCCGAGAGGATCAAGCAAGGTCTTTCATAAGGGACGACTCAAAAAATGGTCCTTTCGCCCGATGGCCCTCTGAATCCAAAAAGCCATTTTCTATATCCTGAATCCGTGAGATATGAACTTAACTTGGCAATTTTTCACAATAAGCCGACGTTCGGGGTGTTTGTGGATGTAGGCGCTCATAGACGGGGCTCAAACGGCAAATCCACCTCCATGGACAGGAGGCAATTTGCCGCACGGAACAAACACCCCGGCCGTCGGCCTATTTTGAAAATCAAATGGTTGACTGCATATCTCACGGATTCAGGACGTATTACGAGAAGAAACGTTCGTAATCATTGTGACTACCAATCCAAAACCACGTCACCGTGTCATCTTCAAGAACACCCAAAGCACAATAACCGCGCGTGACCCTAACCGACCAGACATTCTCTTCGCAATGGATGCATTTGAAATGCAGGGAGGGGTGAAAGAGATTTTGTGCCAACAAGCAATAGGCTTTCTTGGCACTGCGGTTGATCTCTTCGTTGAGGAGCTCGTACGCTGTCCAAAACGAAGGCAAGACGGCAGACTTCATAATCGCTCATAATCCATCGGCTGAGCGCGCCCTTGGACAATTTCTTGCCTTGCCCTACGAGCAGCCGCCACCAGCTGCGGTTGTGTTCGCTCAAACAGACTATTCCAATTCAATATGAATTGCTGAGGAGAAATTTCTTCACCTTCAACCTCAAGGCATAACTCAATTGCCTCCCGTATCCGCTTCATCAGGGTGTCCAACGTCTTGGCTTGCGTGTAGCAGCCACGCAATTCTGGAACACTGGCTACATAGTACCCTTCCGAGTCCCTTTCAATAATCACATTAAAAACTCTCGCCATTTACCCCCACTCCATTCCGTGATTCGATACAGCGCTTCACAGATTATGCCTAACGGCCTGCGCTTTACCTGACGCCGCTTTGCTGCGCTTCGCTGCATCAGGTGCATGCGATTGTTATCAAAATGTAGTTGTGGTTGGTTGCGGACATGGCGTCCTATCGTTAATGAGTGACGGGAACGCACCGGGATGGAGTGCGGGCGAGCCGACGCTGCCCATAGAAATTTACCAAACCCGTTTGTGCCCGTCGCATGTTCTCATCTGGGAGGGTGTCATACACCCAAGCCTGCATCGGTATTTGAAACATTCTACCCCAAATCCGCACCCAACCCTATTGTACTCCAGAAGGCACAAAAGAATACCTGAATCCGTGAGCCTATGGCCGGGGTATTTGTTTCGTGCGGCAAATAGCCTCCTGTCCATGGGGGCAGATTTGCCGTTCGAGCCCCGTCCATGGGCGCCTCCATCGGCCCGTTGGCTTATGCTGTGAAATCGAAAGGTAGAGTGCATATCTCACGGATTCAGGGAATAATCTGACCATTTTACCGGCTTCACCTATGGCAGTAAGCTGCACGGTCTGGCCCCGGTCGAGGAAATCCCGGCGCTTCCCTGAGCTGGCTGTCAATGGTATTTGAAATTTTCCCTCTTTTGGTCATGGAAAATTCCCCCCACATTGCATGGCCTTTATATCTTGTGACCCTCCGTACCTCAGATTGTGTTGGGGGGCTGACGACGCCAAGAGGCCCCTTGTTCAGCACATGGCTGTATAGACCATGGTGGTGGATACGTCGCTGTGCCCGTGCCCGAGAATTTCCTGCACCGTGTTAAGCATAGTTTACCTGTCCCCTTTTTTCTTTCTTCCCCAAATCCACACGAAACGTCGAGGAGCCAGAATTTTTTCAGCTTCGCCATCCATGGCTTCGAGACCTTCGGCCCGCACTACGTGCGTTCAGTCGGCGCGTCCTGCGCCTTTGTTTGCAGGCGAAAGAGAATCGGGGTGTGACGGATTTTCTAAAAGGGAGGTGATCGGGGCGGCAGCGCCCCCCGCGTACGCGGGGATCGACCTGTGGTAGGGGCAACGGCGCGCCGTGCCCCTGACAGAACACAAAAAACCGCCCAATAACCGACGTGGTTAATGGACGGGTTGTCTTTTATAAATGGTGGAGGCGGCGGGAATCGAACCCGCGTCCGGAAGCATTCCACCCAAGTGTCTACATGCTTATCCCGGATTTTAGAGTTTCGCCCAACTTTCTCGATCCGGGCGCGATCGATAGGGCTATCCCGAGTGGGGTCTCGCCTTTCCGGGCCTCAGGCTCCCCGGAACGGCCAGCCTACTGAAATGACATCCACATCCGGCCTGTAGGCCTGCCAGGGTGGATGCCGGCCGTCTTAAGCGGCCAGTGCGTACTCGTAGTTAGAGTCGGCGTTTGTGTTTTTTCTGCATTTTTACGAGGTTGCAGAACCTCGGCATGCAACTTGAATTTCCATACCCCCGTCGAAACCGGTTCGCCCCCATAGCGAACTCTGTGACCGACGATGTCAATATAATAAGAAAGCCCTGTGTAGTCGTCAAGGCTCCCTGCATGTTTCATGCCGGAAGCTGTGCTTCCTGTCATCAGCCGGGGTTGCTGAAGCGCGCCCAGTGGGAAAGGACCTTGCGGATATAGGAGATTGTCTCGGGGTAGGGCGGCACTCCACCGTTTCTTTCCACCGCGCTGGGGCCGGCGTTGTAGGCGGCTAGCGCAAGGATGATGTCTCCGTTGAAGCGGTCCAGCATGGCCCTCAGGTAGCTCGTGCCTCCCCATATATTGGAGACAGGATCGAAGGGATCCCAGACCGCGAGTTCTGCTGCCGTCTCAGGCATGAGCTGCATGAGGCCCATTGCGCCTTTTGGTGATACGGCCTGGGCCTGGCCTCCAGATTCCGCCTGGATGACCGCCTTTACAAGGGCGGGGTCGAGGCCGTGATTCCGGGCGGTCCTCTGAATAATGGGATCAAGGTTGCCCGAGGGAGCGAACCGCGCTGTTTTCTTGGCCTGCGGGATGTGCGCCCGTTTGACAACGGGGAGCTTGACGGGCCGGTAACGGTTGTCAGTCGGGGCGTTCGTGTAGTGGATGACGCCCCGTTCGTCCGTGTACATGTAGATGCCCGTTTCCCCGGCATGTCCTGCATCAGGAA from Deltaproteobacteria bacterium harbors:
- a CDS encoding tRNA-dihydrouridine synthase family protein — protein: MHERINPQRDTIKRNGTAVRIRGMVISTPLLLAPMAGITHSAFRAVLARLGGVGLFATEMLSARTLPREDPDSPFLVRTPQEAPLSWQILVGKAEEIPPALDALHALGADAVDINMGCPAPNVRRRLGGSTLLQDPVRARLILREVRSRTELPVSVKMRIFPAGAKEAEQAFCRMLQEEGVDFLSVHARFPGEPFGRPPRWERVRYLKEALTIPVFLNGGVFSVEDARKALDVSGADGLMIGRGAVIRPWLMRDIARDVYGLSLPSDTPSRKDLFHSLAQGLTERFPPELRLGRLKRFTHYFSRTFLFAHTLASAVQASRTFEEACERADAFFASQDPDTADLLKTSGAYGINFDVGA
- a CDS encoding type II toxin-antitoxin system HicB family antitoxin codes for the protein MARVFNVIIERDSEGYYVASVPELRGCYTQAKTLDTLMKRIREAIELCLEVEGEEISPQQFILNWNSLFERTQPQLVAAARRARQEIVQGRAQPMDYERL
- the speE gene encoding polyamine aminopropyltransferase, translated to MTELWFTEKQTPHLGLSLRVTKTLFTDASPYQTVEVIDTHEFGRVLLLDGVIMTTIRDEFIYHEMIVHPAMNTHPSPRDILVIGGGDGGAVREAVKYPDVRSVELCEIDEMVVETSKRFLPEIACALTGEPRVRVVIQDGIRYVAERKGAYDVLIVDSTDPIGPAVGLFGTDFYCSCHQALRDDGILVAQTESPFLHSDFIAGILKGLRDAGFPIVKFYTGNVPTYPGGVWCWVMASKRHDPLTDHQAGRLEVLGIRTRYYTPDIHRAAFALPRYFSEALGMA
- a CDS encoding lytic transglycosylase domain-containing protein; protein product: MYTDERGVIHYTNAPTDNRYRPVKLPVVKRAHIPQAKKTARFAPSGNLDPIIQRTARNHGLDPALVKAVIQAESGGQAQAVSPKGAMGLMQLMPETAAELAVWDPFDPVSNIWGGTSYLRAMLDRFNGDIILALAAYNAGPSAVERNGGVPPYPETISYIRKVLSHWARFSNPG
- the uvrC gene encoding excinuclease ABC subunit UvrC; the protein is MSAQRTAIDPASLAAVPHEPGVYLFKDQDGVVIYVGKAKDLRKRLASYLRPGAGLTAKTEVMLSRAASYEFVGTNSEKEAYILEATLIKRHRPRYNVVLRDDKAYPFLCIDPRERFPAVRVTRRRDRDGCLYFGPYPSGLAVRETLRVIQSLFGLRTCTNAGMKGRTRPCLKGQIGRCSAPCIGAISQDEYGRRISQVRLFLEGRTNHLVTALETEMEAASQALDFERAALLRDRIQALKAVAERQTVVSNTHADLDVIGYEKRLSRATVSLLRVRNGILQGQEIHRLEQISDETDPEVLSIFLRQYYRDAPPPPEIILPFEADRPEIISEWLSERAGRRVLLKSSVRDARRKFLELAQKNASMASDGIEHGERSWERVSARLKEVLGLSRPPDTIEGVDISTTGGELPVGSLVRFRKGRPEKAGYRHFSLTGFAGMDDFAMIRTVIERRIARGIEKDDMPDLFLIDGGRGQLHQAMEALEACGLSTPPALASLAKEHHEEGEKIFLPEREAPIFLEPHDPALLCLQRIRDEAHRFGIGFHRKKRDATRRRSVLLDIPGIGPKRRLALLRRFGSVKQIKAATVEDIASIPGITRELAERIKQGLS